The Manduca sexta isolate Smith_Timp_Sample1 unplaced genomic scaffold, JHU_Msex_v1.0 HiC_scaffold_3285, whole genome shotgun sequence genomic interval GACTGGCAGAATTGCTTCAGATCCTTCGACAGAGACAATTCTGGGAATATTGATAAGGAGGAATTGAAGAATGCACTCACGGCCTTTGGATACAGACTGTCTGATGAATTGGTCAACATAATGGTACAGAAATTTGATAGGTTCGGCGTGGCACCATACTGTTTGATGACTTTATCCAATGCTGTATTACTTTATATGTAAGTTGATTTAAATAGTACAATTGATATTGTAGAGCACTAACATCAAAACATTCAACATAGATTGCCTGCACATATTGctgagctgtgactgagtaatttttatgatGGAAAGAGTTGATCACTATTTTTTTGGGCGTACTTAGAGTTCGACCTCAATGTGGAAGTTTTATTCGTACCGCGTAAGCAATATAACTACGTCACTGAGAGTAAAATTTGTAGtgtactagctgtgcccgcggcttcgtccgtgtgtaaatcagtgtgtcacaaagtttttccgcCTAAAATGCGACCCACTAGATGTTTTACAACCACgagacctcttcaacagtaatcattatatttcagtaatgtgttattaaactaaaccttcctcaataattgctatattttttttagtaaaaaacgTACAAAAAAGATTGTATACCAAGGTTGTGGTTACAAGTATGCAATGTTCACCCATGGTCGTATTTTTCAGACTCTCACGTCAGCGTTCCGGCAGTTTGATCACGACCAGGATGGCGTCATCACCATCCACTACGAGCAATTCCTAAAAATGGTATTTGGACTGAAGGTATAAATTCTCAAACTCTACATTCTGTTGTAATCAAATCAATTGGATAATAAGTgcataaatgatttatattatatataaaaacattattggaTGTGCAGATTTTCTTGGCTGTATGaacgaatattttataaaattttattgtaaatcaaaTTCTTATTGTGGATCATTCATTGGAAACTTGAAGTTCTTTTGTTGCGTACAGAAATTCTTTTCACATTTCATCAAACATTCCATGCCACAGATGCAGGATAATGATTGTACAAGTTATAATATTCTTGTGCATGTTATTCACTTATTTAAATGACATATGATTCTTGTATTTACACAACGCTAAATCAAATACAAAGActgattgattaataaatattaaaaaaaaataataatcagcaTGCGTTTAGAATTTGTTACTCATAACTTAGCTTTGTGCAATATTAAAAAGACCACATAGGATTAATGTTATTGGTAcataatgtaaattgtaaatgttGATGAATATTTGTCTTTTCTGTCTgtagatacaataaaaaatattggaatatcTTGGAGCGGTTTCTAATTGCTTATTTAcggtattgatttatttttatgttgtaatatgtatagtcaatgtaaaaatatatataaaattgtgcTTGCATTTTTACAGCTAAAACGAATTAACAATGATGTGTACTAAACAAAGAATAATCTCAACGCTAAATGTGTAGATGTTTGTAGCATTATATtgtcgtataaaaataataatgttatttggTATGTATCTGCACTAACTGGATACAATTTCTTTTGGTTTAGTGTTGGCCGTAACGCTGGGGACTGGTCTACGTTCACTGATAGCTCAGGTAGCAATTTTGGGACCTTACCACCACACTTATAACACTCAAATTcatgctatttaaatattaatttcatcaaattaATGGTAAGGCTTTTAAAACATGTACTGTAAAACGGAGTTATTTAGAACTCGAGGGGTTACCAAATTGTTATCTATAACTATTTCTTTGTAAGTTGTGTAGAGGAATTAGGTTTTAATTCGATTATAATTTTGTGGTTTCAtttgaaaatctatttttttctcATCTTActcttttaattacaaagtgcATTGAATGTCATAGTAATCAGATTTTAAGTTAATGATGATTAAATTTGACATCACCCAGTAGTAGATCATAGATTGGACACAGCATGTTGTCTACTGCAAGACATATCCAGGCATCGTAGACTACAAAATTGGTGGGGGCATACCAACAGCGTACTGTACCCGGGCATAACGATTTTTAGTTACCGTGGTATCGTCGTCGCGTGCCATGCACGGAGCGTATCGGCACCGGTAAAATATTCTCGCCGAAAATTGGTAACGGTCCGTGCAAAGCACACGAAGTTGTTGAGCAGTGACGGAATTCTAAGGGCGTAATctcatatttttcaatacaaagaATATTTCTTTGCCTGATGGCTGACACGGTCTTAGTGTAGTGGGCAGATtcctttattaatttagtagtaaaaaaatagaattatcgTTTGGTATTACTGCAAAATGGTTTTTAGTGCTGCATGAAAGGTTAATcttgaaacatttaaattaaaactatcgcTCACTTTGCCAAATTTTCTTAGATCTAGCAGTAAAAAATCTTGCTCTAGATTTGCTCAAAATGGGTAAACCTTTATCAAATCTACAAAATTAACGATATTTATTGTGctataagataatataaataaataatgtaatttcctATCTATCATTACTATTATATTCGTAAAAATGTGACGTTGTCAAATAATATTCAAGAACGAAAAATTGtacaaacattttcttttattatgtatgtatggcACATAACACTATTTAACCAATCTTATTGAATCAGTGTTTGAATCCTTCCATTAGTTATTATAAAGAATAACCTCCTttttcataaacgttatttatctaaggatggagcattgctgtgataacaagtctgtttctcagtgcagagcggcatggcagcctttgcagtgcgtagacatagggccgttgtgattggctattattaagataaaactTCAATCTAGTTAGCTGTCaggtaaacaaagctgaacaaacattAAGGTTTCAGATAAacgaagctgagaaacagacttgttatcacagcaatgctccgtccttagataaataacgtttatgaataggGGGGTAAGTTTATAAAAGGTTTTCTATGAGAAGACTTAGTTGAGTTGTTTTTTTGTCAACAAATGGATGTTACACGAATGTGTTATTGCACAATTATCATTAAGAAATAAAGTATCTAAAGATATATGCACTGTAAGTGTTCTTGCATttgttacatacataattttatacaccgaacatttataaaatgtgttacttcatttctttattataacttGTAAGATATTgatgtatgttatataataatttaagaactCTTATTCCTTTGATGTTTGTGGTATACAGTATAAGGATGAACACTACTTTCAAAAGGTGGCATGTTTGTAAACTGAGTGGTTGAAgggaaatatttctttaatatatttcttcttTAAGTGTGTCATCTGGAGGCTTCATGTTCAAAAAATTATCAGAAATATAGTACTGTTCTCTTGTATACTGTATTTATAAACTCGTCTTAATTCCCACAAGCTTATGTTATTTAGGAAAGCAAGCATGTATCTTGTGTATCtgctgtattttataataaacaactcTTGCagtaatagttttttatttatatgaaaataacactaaGAACATTTTAGTTGGTTTTATCACTTTTAATTTTCCAAGCTCCTATTTTATACTTGAGCCAGATGAGGCCCAAGTCACATCCCATCTGTATCCAGGAAAGCACTGGAGTCACCTTAGAGCCCTCTATTTCAGTCCATCTTACTGGAATCTCTACTATTGGAATGTTCAGTTTTTGTGCAATGTACAATAGTTCGACATCAAATGCCCTGGAACAAAATgtgagtatattatttttgatttgggttttgttattgttaattagGTACaacgaatattaaattaagtaaaataaatgcatCTCGATGTTTGGTCCTATccattaattgtttataaattattatatttcaattgcactgtaatataaaaatcatgtgcattaaaaattatactacgACCTTATTTTAAATGctgttatctaaaaataatataccatcTGTTAACATGTAGACTTTGGAAGCACGTCCGCGCCGCTTCCCGGGTGAATAGTTTGAACCCACATTGTGTATCCTTAATGCCTTTCACAGTGAACAGCCACACGAGAAAATGAAACCCGTACATAAGTATGTTCCTGGAACAATTACGGACCTTTTGTTAAATTCGGCGAGGGTTTTGAGTTTCTGATAACTACCACCCATTTAGGAAATCTGTAGCTACGCCAATGATTGTACAATACAAAGGCTGTACAATAGCATATACACTATGAGTACTAATtgcaatataatacataaagcacatataaaatacataatttaaggATAGAGAAGGATCCCAATGTTCAGTAAACTAAGAAGATTTACGTTTTGACTGACAGATATGTGGATGTACaacaaaaaaagcaaaaaggcgcgcaacatacaaatataatttttgttaattaatatataggAAAAGTAATATGATGTTTTCCTTGAATCTAACAATTACACATAATACTCAATACTTTTCCGTATCTGGACACGATATAGTTTCATGATTTGTTCTGGTTTAGACTTTGGAgcattttttaaagataatatattaaaaccaaattaTTCAGTGTAATAGCAGTATATTTGTGGCAATATGTTAATGTAcagataatttagattttatgatAAGTATATCCttgttttatattctttatcatAGTACTCAATGTAGTTAAAAATTACATCATACGCCAAATTGTTAATTACTAGGATACATAGATCGACAAtcttatctttttaaattattttttattgggttaatcacaataattatcatttcatctagtatttattttataaaagaatttatgaTGAGCAGTGAAAAATAGAAATCATATGCCATAATCTCGGCTTGGCAAATatcattgaaatttaatttattgagtaTAAGTTGTTTGTAGTcctttttcataaacatttaaaaaaatcaatttttgaGTTGCGATGAAAAAAGCAATTGGAATGGTTTGTTGAAAGTGACAGTTAGTTAAAtgcactaaaatatatttttacaacaaattttagattcattattaattattttccttaGTACTTACCTAAAAACACTTCTTGTTGCTAATGATTCTTTCTCGAGGTGTGCTCTGGATCCAATCACCATTGCCAAAGAACTGCTGACCTTCTTTGATTCATCAATGACATCACATTTAACAACATCTTTCATGGCTGTCTCTAATTTGGTAAAATCTTCAAATTTTGACGCACCATCTGCATCTGCAAATAGTATTAAAGCTCCTCTGGAACTTTGTACACcctaaaaaaatagaatatgtataataatttgtacCTCCACCAAGTTGGAAGATGCTAGTTTTCATATAGAGTGGTAGTCAGCGAATTAATAAttgaaagaaaatttatattacttcaGTCTATTGTCATTGTAGAACTACTAACCAGTCGTACAGCTCCTCCTTTTCCTCTATTCTTGATCAGCTTGAGACATCTCACTTTTTCACTCCCATATCTCTCCGAATAAGACTCTGCCACTTCCACTGTTTTATCTCTACTGCCATCACTCACAACAATTACCTCATAACTGTACTGAGGGTGCTCTTTCAGTCTGTTCTCTAGGAATTCTATTGTCTCATCTAGCATGGGTggtactgtaaaatattttaaattattacatcatACTATGAAAAATAGCATCAAGATATTTAATTTCACTacttctgaatataaaatattttgtagtggAAATTGCTGGTTGCACACATTAGACATGTATGTTggaatacatttaattaattaatttagtttgaaTTTTTGGAATCGAGTAGGATAGTTGTATTACTGTACAACTGCAGTGTTGAGATCTCGGGTTTGAGCCCCAGGTTGGACAAATGtcatttttttactcagtattagcccagagtctggaatttatgcctaatatggcgataggctcacccctatCAGATCATGGGATGTAATACATATGGCAGGAAGTGC includes:
- the LOC115445715 gene encoding dolichyl-phosphate beta-glucosyltransferase; the encoded protein is MDAIFQLFWTGVIYVSASGIALLIALSIVLYIITSPYPVVEKYEEEEKYNDKKNKTTLKFPSIDDNESVSLSVVVPAYNEEERLPPMLDETIEFLENRLKEHPQYSYEVIVVSDGSRDKTVEVAESYSERYGSEKVRCLKLIKNRGKGGAVRLGVQSSRGALILFADADGASKFEDFTKLETAMKDVVKCDVIDESKKVSSSLAMVIGSRAHLEKESLATRSVFRNILMYGFHFLVWLFTVKGIKDTQCGFKLFTREAARTCFQSLHVNRWAFDVELLYIAQKLNIPIVEIPVRWTEIEGSKVTPVLSWIQMGCDLGLIWLKYKIGAWKIKSDKTN